GCAGCATGGTGGCGCTCATCACCTGCACATGGCCGTCGCTGTAGGCCACCGCGTTGACGCCCAGGCGGAAGAATTTGTGCTGCGCGTCCTGCGCCACGATGCCGGAGTTGCCGACGCCGTAGAACTCGATGCGGCGGCCGTCACGGCCGGCCTGGGCGAGCGCGTCCATCGCCCGGTCAAAGGCATGGCTGGCGGCATCGTTGCGGAACTTCAGCAGGGCCGAGACGGTGTTGTCGATCACCTTGACGATGATGTCGGCCGGCTTGTCGTCCTCGTCCACCGAGCGGTGCACGAAGGGCACGCCTTCGTTGACGCTGCCGGCCAGCTTGAGCTTGAAGTCGGCCAGGCCGTCATAGCCCACGCTGCGGCAGAAGCGCACGACGGTGGGCTTGCTGACATGCGCCCGCTCGGCCAGCTCGGCCACCGGCAGGCTGGCGAAGCTGCGCGGGTCGGCCAGCACGAGCTTGGCCACCCGCTGTTCGGCCGGCGGCAGGGCAGGAATGGACGCCTTGATGCGGTCGAGCATGATGATGCCTTCTCTTCCTCAGCGCTGCGCCGCGGCGGGGGGCACCGTCATTGCTCTTCCGACCAGCTGTAGCCGTCGCGCGCGACCAGTGCGCTGGCCGCGGCCGGGCCCCAGCTGCCCGCCGGATAGCTGCGCAGGCCATTGCTGCCGTCGGCTTCCCAGGTGTCCAGGATGGGCTCGACCCAGCGCCAGGCCTGTTCCTGTTCGTCGGAGCGCACGAACAGGTTGAGCCGGCCGGCAATGGCGTCCAGCAGCAGCCGTTCGTAGGCGCCGACCCGCTCGCTCGGGAAGGCCTTGTCGAAGTCCAGGTCCAGGAAGACCGGCGACAGCGCTTCGCTCTGGCCGGTGCCCTTGGCGGCCAGCAGGTGCAGCTCCAGCCCGTCTTCCGGCTGCAGCTTGATGACCAGCTTGTTGGACTGGCTGCTGCCGCCGGGGAAGATGCTGTGCGGCGCCGGGCGGAAGTTGACGACGATCTCCGCATCGCGCGCCGCCAGGCGCTTGCCGGTGCGCAGGTAGAAGGGCACGCCGGCCCAGCGCCAGTTCTGCACCTCGGTGCGCAGCGCCACGAAGGTCTCGGTGTGGCTGCCGGACGGCACCTTGGCCTCGTCGAGGTAGCCCACCACCGCCTTGCCGTCGACCGTGCCGGCCCGGTATTGGCCGCGCACCACGTCGCGCCGCACGCTCTCGGCGGTGAAGGGCTTGAGCGAGCGCAGCACCTTCAGCTTCTCGTCGCGGATGGCATCGGCGTCGGCGCTGGAAGGCGGCTCCATCGCGATCATGGTCAGCAGCTGCAGCGCATGGTTCTGAATCATGTCGCGCAGGGCGCCGGTGCGGTCGTAGAAGTCGCCGCGGGTGCCCACCCCCAGGCTCTCGGCCAGGGTGATCTGGATGTTGGCGATGCTCTCGCGGCGCCACAGCGGCTCGAACAGCGCGTTGCCGAAGCGCAGCGCCGACAGGTTCTGCACCGAGGGCTTGCCCAGGTAGTGGTCGATGCGGAAGGCCTGGTTCTCCTGGAACACCGAGCGCACCACCCGGTTGATCTCCTGCGCGCTCTGCAGGTCGTGGCCGAGCGGCTTCTCGAGCACCACCCGCACCTGCGGCCCGTTGAGGCCGGCAGCGCCGAGCTGCTCGCAGATCACCGGGAAAAGGTGCGGGCTGGTGGCCAGGTAGAGCACCGCGGTGTCGGCATTGCGCTCGTCCAGCCAGCTCTTGAGGCGCTGATAGTGCTCGGGCTGCGACAGGTCCATGCGGCGGTAGAACAGCAGCTCCGCGAAGCGGGCGAACTCTTCGTCAGTGGGCCGCTTGGGCGTGTCGACGTCCTGGAAACGGTCCTTCAGCCATTGCCGGTACTGCTCGTCGGACTGGTCGTCGCGAGCCACCGCCAGGATGCGGCCGCCGGACGGCAGCTTGCCATGGCGAAACGCCTGGAAGAGGGCCGGCATCAGCTTGCGCCAGGTGAGGTCGCCGGTGCCGCCGAAGAAGACGAGGTCGAAGGACATGGTGAAAGTCGGTAACCGATGAGGAACGCGGATCTCGCCGCAGACCCGCCCCGCTGATGCGGGCCGGAGGGGAAGGGGCGTGTAATAAAGTTTCAGCGGATGATGCCGGCAATCGGCGGCAGCGTCAATCGAGGACGCTGGCACCGGCCGGGCGGGCGCGGACGGCCGGCGGTCGAGTTACGAAAAGGTTACCGGGTAACCTTGTTACTATGCAAGCCCGGCCCTGTGGCCCGCACCCGAGGGCCCCGGTCGCGCGCTGTCGCCGGGGTGCCGCGCGGGGGCGCGACAATGGCTCTTTCGCGTACCGATTCTGGATACAGCATGACTTCCCTCGACTCCCTCAAGCAGTACACCACCGTGGTGGCCGACACCGGCAACTTCCGGCAGCTCGCGCAATTCGCCCCGCGCGACGCGACCACCAACCCCTCCCTGATCCTGAAGGCGGTGCAGCAGGCCGACTACCTGCCGTTGCTGAAGGACACCGTGGCCGCGCATGCCGGCGAGCCGATGGACGAGGTGGTCGACCGCCTGCTGGTGCGCTTCGGCCTGGAGATCCTGAAGGTCGTGCCGGGCCGGGTCTCCACCGAGGTCGACGCCCGCCTGAGCTTCGACACCGCCGCCACCATCGCGCGGGCCGAGCGCATCATGGGCTGGTACGAGGAAGCCGGCATTGGCCGTGACCGGGTGCTGATCAAGATCGCCTCCACCTGGGAGGGCATCCAGGCGGCCAAGGCACTGGAGCACCAGGGCATCCATTGCAACCTGACGCTGCTCTTCGCCTTCTGCCAGGCGGTGGCCTGCGGCGAAGCCGGCGTGCGTCTGATCTCGCCCTTCGTCGGCCGCATCTACGACTGGTACAAGAAGTCGGCCGGCGCCTCCTGGGACGAGCAGGCCAATGCCGGCGTGAACGATCCGGGCGTCAAGTCGGTCACCCAGATCTACAACTACTACAAGCACTTCGGCATCGAGACCGAGGTGATGGGCGCCAGCTTCCGCAATGCCGGCCAGATCACTGCGCTGGCCGGTTGCGACCTGCTGACCATCAGCCCCGAGCTGCTGGCCCAGCTGCAGGCGAGCGACGCGCCGGTGGAGCGCCGGCTGGACGCGGCCGCCGCCCGGAGCGCGCCTGTCAAATTCGTGAGCTACAACGAGTCCTGCTTCCGCTTCGCGCTGAACGAGGACGCGATGGCGACCGAGAAGCTGGCCGAAGGCATCCGCGCCTTCGCCGCCGACGCGGTCAAGCTCGAAGCCATGATCCAGGCCCTCTGAGCAGGGCGAACCGGCGCACCGCCCGGTGACGCGGCCCCCGGCGGGCCGCGCCCGGGCCGGTGCGCCCGAACCACCGGAGATCCATCCCCATGCCGACTGCACCTCGCTGCGACCGGACCACTGCCTGGGCCGCGCTCCAGGGACACTTCCAGGCCCACGGCCGCGACTTCGACCTGCGCGAGGCTTTCGCCCGCGACCCGGGCCGCTTCGACAGCCTGAGCCTGCAGGCGCCGGAGGTCTTTGCCGACCTGTCCAAGAACCGCCTCGACCTCGCCACCGTCAAGCTGCTGTGCGAGCTGGCCCGTGAATGCGGCCTGGAAGCCCGGCGCGACGCGATGCTGGCCGGCGAGCCGATCAACCACACCGAAGGCCGTGCGGTGCTGCACACCGCCTTGCGCGCGCCGCAGGGGCAGGGCCCGTTCAGCGACGAGGTGCACGAGGTGCTCGACCGCATGCTGGCCTTCGCCGAGGACGTGCGCGACACGGCCCGCAGCGGCATCCGGCACATCGTCAACATCGGCATCGGCGGCTCCGACCTGGGCCCGCAGATGGTGGTGCCGGCGCTCGACGCCTTCGTGCACCCGGGGCTGACCTTCCACTTCGTCTCCAATGTCGACGGCCACGACATCGCGCCGGTGCTACGCCGGCTCAAGCCGGAGGAGACGCTGTTCATCATCGCCTCCAAGACCTTCACGACCCAGGAGACGATGGCCAACGCGCAGGTCGCCAAGGCCTGGTTCCTGCAGCACGGCGGCACCGACACGCGGCGCCACTTCGTCGGCACCACCACCAACGTCAAGGCGGCCGCGGAATTCGGCATCGACACCACCTTCGGCTTCTGGGACTGGGTGGGCGGGCGCTATTCGCTGTGGTCGGCCATCGGCTTGCCGATCGCGCTGGCCGTGGGTGCGGAGCACTTCCGCGAACTGCTGGCCGGTGCGCATGCGATGGACCGCCACTTCGCCGAAGCCCCGCTGCCGCAGAACCTGCCGGCCCTGCTGGGCCTGCTGGACGTCTGGTACCGCAACTTCCACGGTTTCGGCAGCCGCAGCGTCGCGCCCTACCACCAGGGCCTGAAGCGCCTGCCGGCCTACCTGCAGCAGCTGGAGATGGAAAGCAACGGCAAGTGCGTCGACCTGGACGGCGAGGCACTGCCTTTCGCCACCTCGCCGGTGGTGTGGGGCGAGCCGGGCACCAATGGGCAGCATGCCTACTTCCAGATGCTGCACCAGGGCACGGACGTCATCCCGGTCGAGTTCATCCTGGTCAAGCGGCCGACGCATGGCCATGCCGACCTGCAGGCCAAGCTGCTGGCCAACGGCCTGGCCCAGGCCCAGGCCCTGATGCTGGGCAAGACGACTGAGCAGGCACGTGGCGAGAAGGCGCCGACCGCCTCTGCCACGCTGGATGCCCAGACGCTGGCACGCCACCGCACCTTCCCCGGCAACCGCCCCAGCACCACGCTGCTGCTGGAGCAGCTGACGCCGCGCAGCCTGGGCGCGCTGATTGCGCTCTACGAGCACCGCGTTTTCACCAGCGGCGTGCTGTGGGGCATCAACAGCTTCGACCAGTGGGGCGTGGAGCTGGGCAAGGCCTTGTGCAACGACTTGCTGCCGCGCCTGGCCTCGGGCGACACGGCGGGCCTGGACAGCTCGACGGCCGGGCTGCTGAAGAAGGTCCGCGCATGAGCCGCGGCGTGGTATTCGACTTCGCCGGCGTGGTGTTTCGCTGGCGGCCGCTGGAGCTGCTGCAGCAGGTGCTGCCGCAGCGGGTGCCGCACGAGGACGCGGCCCGCGGGATCGCGGCCAGCCTGTTCCAGTCCTTCGAGGTGGGCAGCGACTGGGCCTGCTTCGACCGCGGCACGGTGGGCGAGGACGAGCTGGTGGCCCGCATCTCCGCCCGCACCGGGCTGGCGGCGTCAGAGGTCAGGGCGGTGGTGGACGCCATCCCGGCCCACCTGGAGCCGCAGGCGCCGACGGTGGCGTTGATGCGCCGGCTGAAAGCGGCCGGTCACCGGCTGTTCTTCCTCTCGAACATGCCGGCACCCTACGCAGACCATCTGGAGCGGCAGCACACCTTCTTCGAGTGGTTCGACGACGGCATCTTCTCGGCCAGGGTGCAGCTGATCAAGCCCGAGCCGGCCATCTTCCAGGAGGCGGCCCGCCGCTTCGGCCTGGTGCCGGCCGACAGCGTGTTCATCGACGACCATGCTGGCAATGTCGAGGTCGCGCGCAGCCTGGGCTGGCAATCGGTGCAGTTCCTCGACGCTGCGCAGGTCGAGTCGGACCTGCGCGCCAGCGGCTGGGCGGTGGCCGACTGAGAGCCGCCCGGCGGCGGGCCGGTTGCGGGCCGCCGCCAGCCAGGCAGGGGCTCAGGCGCTGTCCCGGGCCTTCAGCCGCCACAGCGAGGTGAGCTCGCGGGCACGCGCCTGGTGGAGCGGGTCGCCGGGGTCGCTGGCCTTCGGATGCTGCGGCCGCGCATCGAGCCGGCCAGCCACTTGCAGGCCGCCGGCCTCGATCCACTGCAGCAGCTGCTCACGCGGGCGCAGGCCCAAATGTTCGGCCAGGTCCGACAGGATCAGCCAGCCTTCGCCGCCCGCTGCCAGGTGGCCGGCCAGGCCGCCGAGGAAGCCGCGCAGCATGCGGCTGTCAGGGTCGTAGACCGCATGCTCCAGCGCCGAGCTGGGGCGCGCCGGCACCCAGGGCGGGTTGCACACCACCAGCGGGGCCCGGCCTTCCGGGAAGAGATCGGCCTGCTGCAGCGCCACACGCGGGGCAAGCCCCAGGCGGGCGACGTTGTCGCCGGCGCAGGCCAGCGCCCGGACGTCCATGTCGGTGGCCACGATGCGCTCGACGCCGCGCTGTGCCAGCACGGCCGACAGCACGCCGGTGCCGGTGCCGATGTCGAAGGCCAGTGTCGTGCCGGGCGGCAGCGGGGCGCGCGCCACCAGGTCCACGTACTCGCCGCGCACCGGCGAGAACACGCCGTAGTGCGGGTGGATGCGGCCACGCAGTGCCGCAATCTCGACGCCCTTCTTGCGCCACTCGTGCGCGCCGATCAGCCCGAGCAGCTCGCGCAGCGACGCGACGTATGGCTCGTCGGACCCACCATAGGCTTCCTGGCAGGCCGCCGCCACGTCGGGCGCACGGCGCAGCGGCACGTGGTGGTCGGCGTCGAAAGGGATCAGCACCATGCCCAGCGTGCGTGCCCGCTGGGCCTGCGCCTGGCGATGGAAGTGGAAGGCCTCGGCTGGCGAGCCGGCCGGCTTGCGCGGCTTGCGGTCGATGCGCCGTGCCAGGGCCTGCAGCAGCTGCCGGGCATTCTGGAAATCGCCGCGCCACAGCAGGCCGGTGCCTTCACAGGCAAGCCGGTAGGCGGTGTCGGCATTCAGGCGGTCGTCGGCCACCTGCACCCGCCGCGGCGGCGGCACGCCGGCCTCGGAGCGCCAGCGGGCGCTGCGCGCCTCACCGGCTTCGGACCATTGCAGTTGCGCTGCCTCGCTCACGGCGCGGTTCCCGGCCGGCCCTGCAGTCCCTGCAGGGCTTGCAGCGCCGCTTCGCGGCCTTGCGCCACCAGCTGGGCCTTCCAGTCGTCGGCATCGACGTAGAACGCGTCGCGCAGCTGGCGCTTGATCTGCCGTGCCTGTTCCGGCGGGGCTTCGGGGTGGTTCTCCAGCCATTGCTCGGCCCGCAGGGCCTGGAAGACATCAAGCAGCGGCAGCGTGCCGAACTCCAGCGCGATGCCGGTGTAGCGCAGCTCGGGTCGGCCGTCGAACACCACCGGCCACAGCGTGCCGGTCAGGCGCGCCGAGCTGGAACTGCCCTCGTCGACCGAGGTCACCTGCGGCCCCCACCACGCGCGTGCCCGGGCCAGCTCGGCCGGCTCGTAGCGCGAGGCGAAGATGCGCTCGCCATGCCCGCGCGGGCCGAGGCCGGTGTGCAGGTCGATCCAGGCCAGCTCCTGCGTGTGGCGCAGGTGGTCCTGCAGCACCGCGCGCAGCGTCTGGTGGCTCCAGGTGGGGTTGCGGCCGCCGTAGTACAGGCCGTCCTCGTGGCTGTGCTGGCCCTGCGACACCGCCGACTGGAAGGCGGCCACGCCGCGCTCGGCCAGGTAGGCGGCAATGGCCTGCTCCACCTCCGGCGTGGGCGGCCATTCGCGCGGCAGCAGCAGCGCATGCAGCTCGGCATAGGCCGGGTTGTCGGGCAGCGGGCGGCTGAAGTCGTGGAAGTTGCGGTTCAGGTCGACGTTCTCCTGCGTCACCCGGCGCCACCACGAAAACCCGTAGGGGTTGAGGCCATGGATGTAGAGCACCGCCACACCGCTGTCGCGCACCGCCTGCAGCCAGGCGGCATCGTGCAGCAGGGCGACCTGGATGCCGGAGCCGGCATAGCCCTCCACGCCATGGCAGGCGCTGCTGATCATGAGCACCCGGGCGGCATCGCGCGGGCCGTGGCGGCAGACGTCCATCGACAGCGTCTCGCCGTCGCGGCCCAGCAGGGGATGCACATGGTGCTCCACGTCCAGCCCCGCCTGCTCGCAGGCGGTGAGGAACTTCTGCCTCGCCTCGGCATAGCTTTGCGAGTAACCCTCGCTCGGATGGTGGCTCATCGCGGCGTGCTCAGCCACATCTCGGCCATGCGCACCCACAGGGTGGCGCCGAGCGGCAGCAACTCGTCGTTGAAGTCGTAGCTGGGGTTGTGCAGCATGCACGGGCCCATGCCATGGCCGCCCTCGCGGTGCGTGCCGTCGCCGTTGCCGATCAGGAAGTAGGCGCCCGGCTTCTCCTGCAGGAAGTAGCTGAAGTCCTCGGCGCCCATGGTGGGCTCGAAGTCAAGCACGTTCTCGGCTCCCACCACGTCGGCCATCACGCGGCGGGCGAGCTCGGTCTCGGCCGGGTGGTTGATGGTCGGCGGGTAGTTGCGCTCGAAGCGGAACTCGCACTCGCAGCCGAAGGCCGCGGCGGTGTGGCGGGCGATCTCCTCCATGCGCCGCTCGATCAGGTCGAGCACCTCCAGCGTGAAGGTGCGCACCGTGCCCTGGATCTCGCAGCTGTCGGGCACCACGTTGGTGGCCTCGCCGGTGTGGATCATCGTGACCGAGATCACCCCGGCGTCGATGGGCCGCTTGTTGCGCGTGATGATGGTCTGGAAGGCCTGTACCAACTGGCAGGCCACCGGCACCGGGTCGATGCCGTTGTGCGGCATCGCCGCATGCGCGCCCTTGCCGCGGATGACGATCCTGAACTCGTTGCTCGATGCAAAGCAGGGCCCGTTCTTGATCGCGAATTGGCCCACCTTGAGGCCCGGCCAGTTGTGCATGCCGAACACCGCTTCCATCGGGAACTGGTCGAACAGGCCCTCGCGGATCATTTCGCGGGCGCCGCCGCCGCCTTCCTCGGCCGGCTGGAACAGCAGGTAGACGGTGCCATCGAAGTTGCGGTGCTTGGCCAGGTGGCGGGCCGCGCCCAGCAGCATCGCGGTGTGGCCGTCGTGGCCGCAGGCGTGCATCTTGCCCGGGTGGCGGCTGGCATGCGGGAAGTGGTTGTGCTCGGTCATCGGCAGGGCGTCGATGTCGGCACGCAGGCCCACCGCGCGGTTCGAGCTGCCGTTCTTGACGATGCCCACCACGCCGGTCTTGGCCAGGCCGCGGTGGATGGGGATGCCCCAGTCCGTCAGCGCGCGGGCGATGACGTCGGCGGTGCGTTGTTCTTCGAAGCAGAGCTCCGGGTGGGCATGGATGTCGCGCCTCAAGGCCGCGACCTCGGCGCTTTCGGCCAGGATGGATTCGATCAGCTGCATCGGGGGGAACTCCAGACGGGGCCGCCGTCGGGCGGGGGCCTGGCGGCAGGGGAGAACCAGTTTAGCCCCGCCGGGACGAGGCGGGGGAAGTTCACAGCAAAAGCATTCCAGCCGCTCGGGCAGCCATCGCCCGGCCGTGGAAGAATCGGGGTTCCCACCCGCAAGAGGCCCACGATGTCCACCCCTGTCCTTCCCCTCGCCGCCGGCGTTGCGAGCGGCACGCGCACGGTGCGCGCGGCCTGCCCGCACGACTGCCCCGACACTTGTGCGATTCGCGTCACGGTGGAGGACGGCCGGGCGGTCAAGGTACAGGGCGACCCCGACCACCCGCCCACCCATGGCGCGCTGTGCCAGAAGGTGTCGCGCTATCCGGAGCGCACCTACCACCCGGACCGGGTGCTGCAGCCGCTGCGCCGCGTCGGCCCCAAGGGCAGCGGGCAGTTCGAGCCGGTCAGCTGGGATCAGGCGCTGGGCGACATCGCGGCGCGGCTGGGCGCCATCGCGGCCCGCGCGCCGGAGGCCATCGTGCCCTACAGCTATGCCGGCACCATGGGCCTGCTGCAGGGCGAGAGCATCGCCGCCCGCTTCTTCAACGCCCTGGGCGCCTCCCGGCTGGACCGCACCATCTGCGCCAGCGCCGGCGGCGATGCGCTGCTGGCCACCTACGGCGGCAAGGTCGGCATGCACCTGGAGCATTTCGCCGAGAGCCGGCTGATCCTGATCTGGGGCAGCAACTCGATCGCCTCCAACCTGCATTTCTGGACCCTGGCGCAGCAGGCCAAGCGGGCCGGCGCCAAGCTGGTCTGCATCGACCCGCGCAAGACCGAGACCGCCGACAAATGCCACCAGCACATCGCGCTGCGGCCCGGCACCGACGGCGCGCTCGCCCTGGGCCTGATGCACGAGCTGGTTGTCAACGACTGGCTGGACCACGACTACATCGAGCGCCACACCGCCGGCTGGCCGGCGCTGCGCGAACGGGCGCTGCAGTGGCCGCCCGAGCGGGTGGCGGAGGTCTGCGGCATCAGCGCCGACGAGGTGCGGCAGCTGGCGCGCGACTACGCCACCACCCGCCCGGCCGCCATCCGGCTCAACTACGGCATGCAGCGGGTGCGCGGCGGCGGCAACGCCGTGCGGCTGGTCGCGGTGCTGCCCTGCCTGGTGGGCGCCTGGCGCCATCGCGCCGGCGGCCTGCTGCTGTCGGCCTCCGGCTGGTTCCCGGTGGACCGTGCCGCCCTGCAGCGGCCCGACCTGCTGCGCGGCCGGCAGCCACGCACCATCAACATGAGCACCATCGGCGACGACCTGCTGCGCGAAGCCTCGCCCGGCTTCGGCCCGAAGATCGAGGCGCTGGTGGTCTACAACAGCAATCCGGTGGCGGTGGCCCCGGAGTCGGCCAAGGTGGTGCAGGGTTTCGCCCGCGACGACCTGTTCACCGTGGTGCTGGAGCATTTCCTGACCGACACCGCCGACATGGCCGACTACGTGTTGCCCGCCACCACCCAGCTGGAGCACCTCGACGTGCACACCAGCTACGGCCACACCTATGCCCTGCTGAACGAGCCGGCCATCGCGCCGCTCGGCCAGGCGCGGCCGAACACCCAGATCTTCCGCGACCTGGCCGCCCGCATGGGGCTGGACGACCCCTGCCTGCAGGAAAGCGACGAAAGCCTGGCGGCCTCGGCCTTCAGCCGGGATGTCGACCTGCAGACGCTGCGCCGCCAGCACTGGGTCAAGCTGCCGTTGCCGGAGGCCCCGTTCGCCGAGGGCGGCTTCCCGACCGCGTCGGGCCGCTGCGAGATCGACGCGGCGGCCGCCGGTGGCACGCCCGACCATGTGCCCAACTACGAGTCGGCCGCCTCCACGCCCGAGCTGGCGCGGCGCTACCCGCTGGCCATGATCTCGCCGCCGGCGCGCAACTTCCTCAACTCGTCCTTCGTCAACGTCAAGAGCCTGCGTGACATCGAAGGCGAGCCGCTGCTGGAGATCCACCCCGACGACGCCGCTGCCCGCGGCATCGCCGACGGCCAGCGCGTGTGCGTCTTCAACGACCGCGGCGAACACCGCTGTGCGGCGCGCGTCTCGCTGCGGGCGCGGCCCGGCGTGGTCAACGGCCTGGGCATCTGGTGGCGCAAGTTCGGCGTCGACGGCACCAATGTGAACCAGCTGACCCACCAGCGCCTGACCGACCTGGGCCGCGCGCCCTGCTTCTACGACGTGCTGGTGGAGGTGCGGCCGGAGGAGGGCGCCTGATGCGGCTGGCGCGCTGGCTGGCCGGCGGCACGGTGGCCGGACTCGCCGCGGTGGCCGGGCTGGGGCTGGCCGGCTGCGGCAGCCTCGGCTACTACACGCAGTCGATGCGCGGCCACCTGTCGATGATGCACAGCGCCCGGCCGGTGCCCGAATGGCTGGGCGAAGCGGGCACCACCGAGCCGCTGCGCAGCCGGCTGCTGCTGTCGCAGCGCATGCGCGACTTCGCCGTCAGCGAGCTGAAGCTGCCGGACAACGACAGCTACCGCCGCTACGCCGACCTG
This genomic stretch from Eleftheria terrae harbors:
- a CDS encoding MurR/RpiR family transcriptional regulator, producing MLDRIKASIPALPPAEQRVAKLVLADPRSFASLPVAELAERAHVSKPTVVRFCRSVGYDGLADFKLKLAGSVNEGVPFVHRSVDEDDKPADIIVKVIDNTVSALLKFRNDAASHAFDRAMDALAQAGRDGRRIEFYGVGNSGIVAQDAQHKFFRLGVNAVAYSDGHVQVMSATMLQPGDCAVIISNSGRSRDLLDAAEIARKKGATTIVITASGSPLTQHAQILLAADHPEDYDRYSPMVSRLLHLMIIDILTTGVALRLGEHLRPLLQEIKRNLRAKRYAHPAE
- the zwf gene encoding glucose-6-phosphate dehydrogenase, producing MSFDLVFFGGTGDLTWRKLMPALFQAFRHGKLPSGGRILAVARDDQSDEQYRQWLKDRFQDVDTPKRPTDEEFARFAELLFYRRMDLSQPEHYQRLKSWLDERNADTAVLYLATSPHLFPVICEQLGAAGLNGPQVRVVLEKPLGHDLQSAQEINRVVRSVFQENQAFRIDHYLGKPSVQNLSALRFGNALFEPLWRRESIANIQITLAESLGVGTRGDFYDRTGALRDMIQNHALQLLTMIAMEPPSSADADAIRDEKLKVLRSLKPFTAESVRRDVVRGQYRAGTVDGKAVVGYLDEAKVPSGSHTETFVALRTEVQNWRWAGVPFYLRTGKRLAARDAEIVVNFRPAPHSIFPGGSSQSNKLVIKLQPEDGLELHLLAAKGTGQSEALSPVFLDLDFDKAFPSERVGAYERLLLDAIAGRLNLFVRSDEQEQAWRWVEPILDTWEADGSNGLRSYPAGSWGPAAASALVARDGYSWSEEQ
- the tal gene encoding transaldolase, which gives rise to MTSLDSLKQYTTVVADTGNFRQLAQFAPRDATTNPSLILKAVQQADYLPLLKDTVAAHAGEPMDEVVDRLLVRFGLEILKVVPGRVSTEVDARLSFDTAATIARAERIMGWYEEAGIGRDRVLIKIASTWEGIQAAKALEHQGIHCNLTLLFAFCQAVACGEAGVRLISPFVGRIYDWYKKSAGASWDEQANAGVNDPGVKSVTQIYNYYKHFGIETEVMGASFRNAGQITALAGCDLLTISPELLAQLQASDAPVERRLDAAAARSAPVKFVSYNESCFRFALNEDAMATEKLAEGIRAFAADAVKLEAMIQAL
- the pgi gene encoding glucose-6-phosphate isomerase → MPTAPRCDRTTAWAALQGHFQAHGRDFDLREAFARDPGRFDSLSLQAPEVFADLSKNRLDLATVKLLCELARECGLEARRDAMLAGEPINHTEGRAVLHTALRAPQGQGPFSDEVHEVLDRMLAFAEDVRDTARSGIRHIVNIGIGGSDLGPQMVVPALDAFVHPGLTFHFVSNVDGHDIAPVLRRLKPEETLFIIASKTFTTQETMANAQVAKAWFLQHGGTDTRRHFVGTTTNVKAAAEFGIDTTFGFWDWVGGRYSLWSAIGLPIALAVGAEHFRELLAGAHAMDRHFAEAPLPQNLPALLGLLDVWYRNFHGFGSRSVAPYHQGLKRLPAYLQQLEMESNGKCVDLDGEALPFATSPVVWGEPGTNGQHAYFQMLHQGTDVIPVEFILVKRPTHGHADLQAKLLANGLAQAQALMLGKTTEQARGEKAPTASATLDAQTLARHRTFPGNRPSTTLLLEQLTPRSLGALIALYEHRVFTSGVLWGINSFDQWGVELGKALCNDLLPRLASGDTAGLDSSTAGLLKKVRA
- a CDS encoding HAD family hydrolase, encoding MSRGVVFDFAGVVFRWRPLELLQQVLPQRVPHEDAARGIAASLFQSFEVGSDWACFDRGTVGEDELVARISARTGLAASEVRAVVDAIPAHLEPQAPTVALMRRLKAAGHRLFFLSNMPAPYADHLERQHTFFEWFDDGIFSARVQLIKPEPAIFQEAARRFGLVPADSVFIDDHAGNVEVARSLGWQSVQFLDAAQVESDLRASGWAVAD
- a CDS encoding class I SAM-dependent methyltransferase; the encoded protein is MSEAAQLQWSEAGEARSARWRSEAGVPPPRRVQVADDRLNADTAYRLACEGTGLLWRGDFQNARQLLQALARRIDRKPRKPAGSPAEAFHFHRQAQAQRARTLGMVLIPFDADHHVPLRRAPDVAAACQEAYGGSDEPYVASLRELLGLIGAHEWRKKGVEIAALRGRIHPHYGVFSPVRGEYVDLVARAPLPPGTTLAFDIGTGTGVLSAVLAQRGVERIVATDMDVRALACAGDNVARLGLAPRVALQQADLFPEGRAPLVVCNPPWVPARPSSALEHAVYDPDSRMLRGFLGGLAGHLAAGGEGWLILSDLAEHLGLRPREQLLQWIEAGGLQVAGRLDARPQHPKASDPGDPLHQARARELTSLWRLKARDSA
- a CDS encoding M14 family metallopeptidase; its protein translation is MSHHPSEGYSQSYAEARQKFLTACEQAGLDVEHHVHPLLGRDGETLSMDVCRHGPRDAARVLMISSACHGVEGYAGSGIQVALLHDAAWLQAVRDSGVAVLYIHGLNPYGFSWWRRVTQENVDLNRNFHDFSRPLPDNPAYAELHALLLPREWPPTPEVEQAIAAYLAERGVAAFQSAVSQGQHSHEDGLYYGGRNPTWSHQTLRAVLQDHLRHTQELAWIDLHTGLGPRGHGERIFASRYEPAELARARAWWGPQVTSVDEGSSSSARLTGTLWPVVFDGRPELRYTGIALEFGTLPLLDVFQALRAEQWLENHPEAPPEQARQIKRQLRDAFYVDADDWKAQLVAQGREAALQALQGLQGRPGTAP
- a CDS encoding M20 aminoacylase family protein, giving the protein MQLIESILAESAEVAALRRDIHAHPELCFEEQRTADVIARALTDWGIPIHRGLAKTGVVGIVKNGSSNRAVGLRADIDALPMTEHNHFPHASRHPGKMHACGHDGHTAMLLGAARHLAKHRNFDGTVYLLFQPAEEGGGGAREMIREGLFDQFPMEAVFGMHNWPGLKVGQFAIKNGPCFASSNEFRIVIRGKGAHAAMPHNGIDPVPVACQLVQAFQTIITRNKRPIDAGVISVTMIHTGEATNVVPDSCEIQGTVRTFTLEVLDLIERRMEEIARHTAAAFGCECEFRFERNYPPTINHPAETELARRVMADVVGAENVLDFEPTMGAEDFSYFLQEKPGAYFLIGNGDGTHREGGHGMGPCMLHNPSYDFNDELLPLGATLWVRMAEMWLSTPR
- a CDS encoding molybdopterin-containing oxidoreductase family protein, which codes for MSTPVLPLAAGVASGTRTVRAACPHDCPDTCAIRVTVEDGRAVKVQGDPDHPPTHGALCQKVSRYPERTYHPDRVLQPLRRVGPKGSGQFEPVSWDQALGDIAARLGAIAARAPEAIVPYSYAGTMGLLQGESIAARFFNALGASRLDRTICASAGGDALLATYGGKVGMHLEHFAESRLILIWGSNSIASNLHFWTLAQQAKRAGAKLVCIDPRKTETADKCHQHIALRPGTDGALALGLMHELVVNDWLDHDYIERHTAGWPALRERALQWPPERVAEVCGISADEVRQLARDYATTRPAAIRLNYGMQRVRGGGNAVRLVAVLPCLVGAWRHRAGGLLLSASGWFPVDRAALQRPDLLRGRQPRTINMSTIGDDLLREASPGFGPKIEALVVYNSNPVAVAPESAKVVQGFARDDLFTVVLEHFLTDTADMADYVLPATTQLEHLDVHTSYGHTYALLNEPAIAPLGQARPNTQIFRDLAARMGLDDPCLQESDESLAASAFSRDVDLQTLRRQHWVKLPLPEAPFAEGGFPTASGRCEIDAAAAGGTPDHVPNYESAASTPELARRYPLAMISPPARNFLNSSFVNVKSLRDIEGEPLLEIHPDDAAARGIADGQRVCVFNDRGEHRCAARVSLRARPGVVNGLGIWWRKFGVDGTNVNQLTHQRLTDLGRAPCFYDVLVEVRPEEGA